taatacaattcaaggtcttacatagactacacttctctaaaataaaactaaatagaatcttcccacaaatctctatttgtgataaatgtctacatttagaggctaatttaacacatacgtttgcaaactgtataaaacttaaacatttctggactgatatttttgaaataacttcagaagttattaatacaaaactggacccagacacaaaattaataatacttggaatatcagaacaaagcttaacactcacaacaaaccaaagaaatttcctcaactacagtataataaccggaaaaaaattaatattaaaattttggaaaggccctacaacccccacaattaaaatgtggattacggaaatgtcggagaccctatacttagaaagaattagacttgtcttaatggacaaacaagatcttttccataaaatttgggctccattcattaactatctgaagggatagattggcacagcacgaggacccaactgaaacttgaactcaggaatagatgaaaagctatactttataacctacgaacctatctccattgatgtattacaggtaacccattccacctcccttgtttttctgttgtgtttttttttttttgctttcttttttatttgtaactttctaccctctttttttccctctttctataaaaaataaaaacactagaagcagaagtaattgataatggaaaattttaataatgtatgactgatgtatatgaaaagtttttttactataatatgtaactacattttataatatgtctacttctaataaataaataaataaaaaataaataaataaagtgatagagctgtacagcatggaaactttgtCCATACCAACTAAGTTGACATATTGGGCTAGTCTCTTTTacctacttttggcccatatccctctaaaaccttcctggccttgtatctgtccaaatgtcataattgtatccactccTATAGATtcttctggaagctcattccagatgTGGATGACACTCTGAATAAAATTGTTGCCCTTGAGGTTTCTCTTAAATTTATCTCATTTCACCTTCACCGTGTGCCTTTTTtatgaatcctctaccctggggggaaaaaactGTTCATTCAGTTTATCCTGCCCATCAGTTTCAGGTACACATCAAAAAGGTCACTGTTTCGCCTTCAATGCTGCAAACTATAAAGTCCCAGCCCATCCATCCTCTCCATGTaatgcaagcccaggtaacatatcatgcatctcttctgcacccgttccaatttaatgacattcttgtaaaagctGGGCGGCCAGAACTACATACAATACTGCAATCATTGTCTCACCGATGACTTgtgcagctgcatcatgatgtggcAACATTTGTACTCTATATCCTTCCCAGTGAAGTAAAACATGCAAAACACTGCCTACACCGCACTGTCTACCTGACtcaccattttcagggagctgTACACCCAGATCTCTGTGTTCTGCCACACGCTTCAGGGTCCTACCAtttatgtgcaagtcttgttcattgtTTCATAGACCAAAATACAACATCTCTTATTTGCCATCTGCCCTTCCTAGGTGAGGAGAGTGTTGGGGGAAGTCATTTAAACACAGTGAATCACCGTTCATACCGCTTCACAAGCTAAACATCAGGCGCTGTTCTTCCAATATCCGAGCGGAAAGTTAAAttattgccggccctgatttgtcccggtcttttctcgcctccaaatttccacacccaccccactccctcctcattttccccacacccccctccccaatttcatgctgaagaagggtcccaaacaaaaacgtcacctatcgcttttctcctgagatgctggttactccagcactctgtgtctatctttattatgaaccagcatctgcaggtactTATTTCAACCAGTTCAACACTGGGATTAGCGGGGTTACTAAATTTCAAATTCTGTTGTTGATTGACGACTGAAAATGACTCTACTTCGAATTAGTTCTtcccactgttgagtgcattgtgcAGCAAGCTTTCACCATTCTGTTTGGTTATGTGCAACATGTTCCACCCTCAATAGGTTTGtatcccgggcttccaaatcattctggaatgttcgcccccatgtgagttttggtcggcttGTTTTTCTGGTGGAGATGTGTCAGCTTCGATAAcattcagcacaggagcacctcaaggctgcatgctcagcccactgctgtacacactctatactcatgactgcgtagccggtcatagtgtgaactccatcatcaagttcgttgacgacaccactgttgtgggatgtatcactgatgcggAGGAGCCagagtatagaagggagatcgacatCGACGACTGACCGAAAGGTGCCAGCACAatgacctggccctcaacaccagcaaaaccaaggaactgattgtagactttggaaggggtaggatggggacccacagtcccgtttatatcaacataccgatggtggaaagggtcaagattcAATTACGGACCTTTGGCTCGTAGTGCAATGTCATCGGCAAAATCTAGGTCTGTGGGGCGTCTTCCTGTTGCAAAATGGATGGTTGCAAAAAACCGAGGGCGGAGCTGGAAGATGAGAGACGTCCCTCTTTCTGTCTGTCACTCTGATTCTGCctttccccctccttcctctTTCTCTGCATTTCCCCGGCAGGTCGGGGCGCTGCGTATAAAAGAAGACAGCAACAGTCAGCTTGTCACTGAGCAGCGACTCGAGTAAAGCAGCATCATGTCTGGCAGAGGGAAAGGAGGCAAAGGATTAGGCAAAGGCGGAGCAAAGCGGCACCTACACCGAGCACGCCAAGCGCAAGATGGTCATTGCCATGGATGTGGTGTACGCTCTGAAACGACAGGGCCGCACTCTACGGGTTCGGCGGCTAAATAACGACCCCCTTTATTCCAACACAAAACAAAGGCTCTTCTAAGAACCGCCCACAACCTCACAGAGGGAGCAGTGACCACGAGATCTGATTAATTATAATTTTTTACAGGTTAACTGGGACCGATGAGATTTTCAATGAATTATATTGCATCCTGCAGCAGTCAACGTGTTCCTGTAAATGATCATTGGTGATCGATTACTGATTTCCTGATTAGTTGTGAAGTGTTGTCAAGACCGAACGGAAATACCCCGCGTCCACCCCAGATGGTATTCAGCGCTTCGACAGACACGGTGGGTTGCTCTGAAAAGAGCCGTTGGGTCGTTAGATTGACGTTTCGCTGATTTGCTTGCTCTTGGGCAACAACACGGCCTGGATATTAGGCAGCACCAATGATCATAGCTGTACGCGCCTTGAGCAATGGACACGTCTCCCAGCTACTTGCGGAGCTCCTCGTCGTTGGGGACGGCCAGCTGCAGATGATGCAGGTCTTCTTGTTGCCAGCCGGCCAGCTCGACGATTTCAGCCGTCAAATATTCGAGCAGAGCAGCCAGATAGACCGGGGCTCCGGCACCCACCCGCTCACCATAGTTGCCTTTTATCGAGGAGCCTGTGAACACGGCCCACCGGGAATTGCAGTCTAGCTCGGGACGAGCGTGATTTAGGCTTGGCCTTGGATTTGCTTCTGGTTTTCCCTCGTCCAGTCAATTTCCACAAACTTCTGCGGAAAGAGAATGTGGAAATGAAAGATCCTAGAGGATCTTTGGTGGAAATACTCCTGCACTGGCCCTGCTTGTAGCTTCTAGAGAGGAATGTGGTGGGGCGCTTACCATTGGTGGCGCAGCGCTTCATCTCATTGGTAATATGAAATAGGCCAATCGTAGAGCTGCCTCGTTCTCCAATGACCAGACGCCAATAGGAAAACAACCGTCGCTCCACAAAAGAACTGACATTTGAAAAGCCCGCCCAAAAATAACATATATTTTCAGCAATACCTTAGACTTGCAGAAATAAATTACACATTTATGTATGATAATGGATCCCCGCATCCACAGTAATTCTATGCTGACCCACCTACAAAACACACCGAGTGTGAATTAGTTTCATGGTGAGAGACTCCTAGGAATGCATTCTTACTATTTTAAACCGCTAACCTATGGAAACAAGATCGCTCTTTGCATAAACGACATattgacggtagacaaaaatgctggagaaactcagcgggcgatgaGGTGGGCAGGAATGTACTTGCATCTAGATTATACCTGGTTTGGACGGCTAATTTGATCAAATTAAACAGAAGGAGAACTATCGCCTGCGAATGATATATCGAACCAGTTGCATCAATGCGGTGTCCAAATATCAACACAACACTTTCAGTGAGACCGTGCGTGAGCAGAGCCATTAGGATTTCCGTTAGCAGCGTCAGCGCTGTGTGGGTCGTTACTTGGAGTTGGAGTATGTGGTCGCCGCCTTTGTCCCTCCAACCGGCCTCATCATTATGGagatggtgtaactcagtgtCTGTGGAAGGACTGATCAGCGACTGAGGGGCGCGCGTGGAAAGTGCGTAATAAAGGCGTTTGTTGTCCTTGAACCCGGAGCGCGTGAGACAAGGGGGCGCAGAGCGAACAGGGGCTGGTCGTGTACACACCATTATGAGCCGTGTTGGCATTTACATCGAAACCAGTTACACTTGAATCACTGAAGTCAGACTCCACTCAGCAGCAGTCTCTGCGGCATCAATTCAGATCAAACCCCGCAGAAAGAACAGAACATTGATGTAAAAGGACATTAGAAAGCCACAGCTTTCTTCTGCTGGATtagtggctcttaaaagagccgtTTGTTGTTGGTGGACAACATACATCTGTGATTCTGGAACCGGGACAGTAGTGGATCGTTGTTTGCTGTAGATGTTGGCTTTATTCATGAGGACGTAACGCGGAGTGAGAGTAAGCCCGGGTGGTTTATAACAAGACGCGCGAGTGGAGGCGCGTCCACACAAGACATAGGAAGCGATCCACTGAAAGGAAATACCCAGCCGGTGCTCAGCCCTTTGATACACTGTAGGTGGCTCTGAAAAGAGCCTTTGTAAAGAACAGAACATTAATGTAACAGGACATCAAACATAAAGCCCCAGCTCCTTCTTCTGCCGGATtagtggctcttaaaagagccgtTTGTTGTTGGTGGTGAGGTGGAGTTTAGGCGCGCTCCCCGCGGATGCGGCGGGCCAGCTGGATGTCTTTGGGCATGATGGTGACTCGCTTGGCGTGGATTGCGCACAGGTTGGTGTCCTCAAAGAGCCCCACCAGGTAAGCCTCGCTGGCCTCCTGCAGGGCCATGACGGCCGAGCTCTGGAAGCGCAGGTCGGTCTTGAAGTCCTGAGCGATCTCCCGCACCAGGCGCTGGAAGGGCAGTTTGCGGATGAGCAACTCGGTGGATTTCTGGTAGCGCCGGATCTCCCTCAGAGCCACGGTGCCGGGTCTGTAACGATGAGGCTTCTTCACTCCGCCCGTGGCTGGAGCGCTCTTCCGCGCCGCTTTGGTCGCCAGCTGTTTGCGAGGAGCTTTCCCTCCGGTCGATTTGCGCGCTGTCTGCTTGGTCCGGGCCATTCTCCTTCAACAGTGGGAGCACAGTGTGAAATACAGGGACTGAATGACGGAGCCGGCTCTGGGACCTGCTTTTAAAGCGTTGGTGAAGGGCCGGCCCACAGCTTCTGAATGGGTGGAGCAGAGATGTCACTCACGGTGTCCCATCCCTGCGAGTGGCTGCAGGTTTGTCAGCACCAGGCGGTTGTTTCAGAAGGTCTGaggcgagaggggggagggggggagaggcgatACCGAGATTTGTGACctgcgggtggggtgggggaagctcAGCCAACCAGAGAGCACACATTCTATGAGTGTTATTGGCTGAGGATCCATTTTCAAATTGCCCGCCAATTTCGTAGCAGCCGGTAAACGAGGCCAGTCTTTTGTTTTATAATTCAGAATTCATTCAGATTCTGTCAATTTGATATCAAATTCACTTAAACTTCTCCCTTAAATAATTGACCGAATATGCGGCGCGGATTTAGACCGGAACCCGGTGCAGAGGGAATTTGTCTCTGCCCGTGACTGGAAATAAACAACTGTTACCCGGGGAACGGTTTGGAGTCGACCCTCCTGTTGTTGCATTAATCACGAGGTACATAGGTAAAAGGGAAACTGACATCGCCTTGTGTATGATCTTTTACTGTCGGCTGTCGATATTCTTTGCATCTCTAATGAACAAGCTAAACATTTGTGTTCAGTGGTTGAacgaaaggttttattaaagtacATCGCAATCTGCATCCACTTTCATCCCGGGTCACTGCTCTCTCTGTGGTTGGCTCTAAGAGCCTTACaagagcgtctgaagaaggggctcgaaccgaaacgtcacccattccatcgctccagagatgccgcctgaccggctgagtttagCTGTTTGTGACTTTCTTCAGAGCGTAACTTCACATCCACGGCAGTTACGCTTGGCGTGCTCAGTGTCGGTGACCGCATCCCTAAtcatagagagaggggggtgggaagagagggACAGCGACTTAGGACGATGAATCCCGGGTTAATTGTAATGATTTCCGCCTCGCACTGAGCCTGGTCCCGGGATCGCTTGAGTTTAGATCAGCTCTTTCCTGATATATGTgggtggctcttaaaagagccgtTGGGTTCTGGTCTTTACAGACAGCGTCTTTTATTTCACTTTTTGGTCGCTGCCTTCTTGGATTTCGCCTTCACCTGGCGTTTTACCGGCTTCTTTGCTACCTTTTTGGGTATTTTCGGCGCCGCCTTCTTGGGCGATGCTTTCTTCACCTCAACTTTCTTAGTGGAAGCTTTCTTGACCGCTGGTTTCTTGGCCCCAACTTTCTTGACCGCTGGTTTCTTGGCCCCAACTTTCTTGACCGCTGGTTTCTTGGCCCCAACTTTCTTGACCGCTGGTTTCTTGGCCTCAACTTTCTTGATCGCTAGTTTCTTGGGGGTAGATTGTTTTACCAGTGATTTCTTGGTCGGGGGTTTCTTGGCCGTCGGTTTCTTGCTCTTGGATGTCTTGGCTGCTGGAaccttcgctttctttactgattTCACGGCCGCTTCTCCCTTGCCGGTCTTGAAggagcccttgttctggaccagtaaACCGTTTGCTAATCTCCTCTTGATGCACATCTTGATCAGGTGGCGGCACTTGTCCACATCGACGCTGTTGGCGGCCAGACCCTTCTTTATCGCAAATAAAGACAACCCTCTGCGATCGCGGCAATCCGCCACAAGCTTGTCGATCTGTTCGCCCAGCTTGAGACCGGCTGCCTTGCTCCGGGCGGGCGGCTTCTTCTTCTTGGGACTCTTAGTTTGAGCGGTGGGGACGGCTTGAGGAACCGCTTCAGCGGCTGCGGTCTCCGTCATATCGGCAACTATGCACaagctctctctcacactcagaaCTGAGTGAGAAATGAAGCGAGTGGCGGCGGCACTGAGCAACTTAAAGGCAGCGAGCGGACGGGGCGGAGACATCCTGCTGTCAACTCCCGGCCCCTCCGCCTCGCTGTGTTTCTCTGTCTTCAAAAATCATGTAATTCCAATTAAATTCGGAcacttcggagaccaaaactggcctCGGTACATCTCTGAGACCGGAATGTTTATTGTAGAGTAAGTCTGATACGAATTAAAGGCAGCGCTTTCCATTTAGCCCCGTTTCACTGATGCACTGAGCGCGTTATCTGTCAACATAACTGATATGCTCGCTGCTTTTCGACAGAAATATCGAAACCAACGTAAACTTTGCGGTTAATTCCCACTTCACGACTGAGCTGGGAAGTGGGGCTATTCGGTGCCACTGATATATTCACATTTTTCACCAGAGGGGCTGGGAAATCCGTCCAAGTGTTCGGACCCACAAACACAGTGACATCAGTCTGAGCCGCCCGCCCCTTTAATACACTCTCTGACACAATGTTCACATCTAcacattcacagctcagacagttggTCCGTTGCACAGTTCCCAGGGTGGGATTACCTCTCCGCTCGACCCATGCTGTGGATTCTCGGGTGTTACGTGTAGTTTTCCAGTTCAGTAAAACTTGCTGAAGCCgccgctcatagaaacatagaaacatagaaattaggtgcaggagtaggccattcggcccttcgagcctgcaccgccattcaatatgatcatgactgatcatccaac
Above is a window of Amblyraja radiata isolate CabotCenter1 chromosome 45, sAmbRad1.1.pri, whole genome shotgun sequence DNA encoding:
- the LOC116968476 gene encoding histone H3; this translates as MARTKQTARKSTGGKAPRKQLATKAARKSAPATGGVKKPHRYRPGTVALREIRRYQKSTELLIRKLPFQRLVREIAQDFKTDLRFQSSAVMALQEASEAYLVGLFEDTNLCAIHAKRVTIMPKDIQLARRIRGERA
- the LOC116968475 gene encoding histone H1-like → MTETAAAEAVPQAVPTAQTKSPKKKKPPARSKAAGLKLGEQIDKLVADCRDRRGLSLFAIKKGLAANSVDVDKCRHLIKMCIKRRLANGLLVQNKGSFKTGKGEAAVKSVKKAKVPAAKTSKSKKPTAKKPPTKKSLVKQSTPKKLAIKKVEAKKPAVKKVGAKKPAVKKVGAKKPAVKKVGAKKPAVKKASTKKVEVKKASPKKAAPKIPKKVAKKPVKRQVKAKSKKAATKK